The Corallococcus soli genome includes a window with the following:
- a CDS encoding S8 family serine peptidase, whose translation MKKAKAQPLKLALVVMTCTAATNAAAVNVDRGGHPQGGPASLAPATLKPRGSHASLKRTVRAEDLQAAFRNRIEVKFREGSGVRSRGGELALDATQARGAAAIAELDRVRATLRGARRYAAMKMHPFTEDTAARLKAQGERGSGTELPDPNLWYYLYVDAGSDQAVADVVNALNALDVVEVAYPSPLPVRSADMDSRSAEAFEAYWREHARMDWPTQEHLLSWERGEGARTLLNEAPPPPSAVAAPTPALGPSGMLAVSYVADQDYGEAAPTGIDTDWLRGNFYNAYGNGWGYTDAEYSWNYWHQDLTQLTGAVLVNGQPHASAAVLGNRNHGTAVVGVLSSDTNAFGTTGLVNGSAVRLSTEWPTTGYNRASAIYSASNQFWAGAVILLEMQAASTIDCNGDGIVSASGANADYVPAEYVPAVRDAVKVATANGRIVVAAGGNGNCNLDLATFGGYFSATDATKDSGAIIVGAGEKLTRNKAFFSTYGSRVDTQAEGDFRIVTTGYGDRYSAEGENLFYTSTFSGTSGASPIVTGAAVGLSGVMYLRYGGHYHPKEMRDLLRRDGTPQAAGGKIGPRPDLRKQISHMQNRYPAMHSTDFDGDGRSDYAVWRPSTGVWNIRFSSTGLTQSIQWGMQGDVPVPADVTGDARAELIVWRPSTGMWLVRKWDGTTQSTQWGMLGDIPVPLDFTGDKKAEFVVYRPPYVGNTPEGQWLIRYANNTYSAINWGAAGDVPIARDFDGDGYEDVSVYRPSTGQWIIRFFSGTSAVHALGSWSDVPVPYKAGNQWNLAVWNPTTSIFTTKNIHGGGTSTAQWGLPGDIPRFGDTNLDGTDEYIVWRPSSGTWYNAQFGGVQWGLPGDLALSR comes from the coding sequence ATGAAGAAGGCGAAGGCCCAGCCCTTGAAGCTGGCGCTGGTCGTGATGACGTGTACCGCCGCGACGAACGCGGCCGCGGTGAACGTGGACCGTGGTGGCCACCCCCAGGGGGGGCCGGCGTCGCTGGCCCCCGCGACGCTCAAGCCGCGAGGCTCGCACGCGTCGCTCAAGCGCACGGTTCGCGCGGAGGACCTCCAGGCCGCGTTCCGCAACCGCATCGAGGTGAAGTTCCGCGAGGGCAGCGGCGTGCGCTCGCGCGGGGGTGAGCTTGCGCTGGACGCCACCCAGGCCCGCGGCGCGGCGGCCATCGCGGAGCTGGACCGGGTGCGCGCCACGCTGCGCGGCGCCCGTCGCTATGCGGCGATGAAGATGCACCCCTTCACGGAGGACACCGCCGCGAGACTCAAGGCCCAGGGCGAGCGCGGCTCGGGCACGGAGCTGCCGGATCCGAACCTCTGGTACTACCTGTACGTGGACGCGGGTTCGGACCAGGCGGTCGCGGACGTCGTCAACGCGCTCAACGCGCTGGACGTGGTGGAGGTGGCCTATCCGTCGCCCCTGCCCGTGCGCTCCGCGGACATGGACTCCCGGAGCGCGGAGGCCTTCGAGGCGTACTGGCGCGAGCACGCGCGCATGGACTGGCCCACGCAGGAGCACCTGCTGTCCTGGGAGCGCGGTGAGGGCGCGCGGACGCTGCTGAACGAAGCGCCGCCCCCTCCTTCTGCGGTGGCCGCGCCCACGCCCGCGCTCGGGCCCTCCGGCATGCTGGCCGTCAGCTACGTGGCGGACCAGGACTACGGCGAGGCCGCGCCCACCGGCATCGACACGGACTGGCTGCGGGGCAACTTCTACAACGCCTACGGCAACGGCTGGGGCTACACCGACGCCGAGTACTCCTGGAACTACTGGCACCAGGACCTCACGCAGCTGACGGGCGCGGTGCTCGTCAACGGCCAGCCCCACGCCAGCGCGGCGGTGCTGGGCAACCGCAACCACGGCACCGCCGTGGTCGGCGTGCTCAGCAGTGACACCAACGCCTTCGGCACCACGGGCCTGGTGAACGGCTCCGCCGTGCGCCTGTCCACCGAGTGGCCCACCACCGGCTACAACCGCGCCTCCGCCATCTACTCGGCGTCCAACCAGTTCTGGGCGGGCGCCGTCATCCTGCTGGAGATGCAGGCGGCCTCCACCATCGACTGCAACGGCGACGGCATCGTCAGCGCCTCCGGCGCCAACGCGGACTATGTCCCCGCCGAGTACGTCCCGGCCGTGCGCGACGCCGTCAAGGTCGCCACCGCCAACGGCCGCATCGTCGTGGCGGCCGGCGGCAACGGAAACTGCAACCTGGACCTCGCGACCTTCGGTGGCTACTTCAGCGCCACCGACGCGACGAAGGACTCGGGCGCCATCATCGTGGGCGCGGGTGAGAAGCTCACGCGCAACAAGGCGTTCTTCTCCACCTACGGCAGCCGCGTGGACACGCAGGCCGAGGGCGACTTCAGAATCGTCACCACCGGCTACGGCGACAGGTACTCCGCGGAAGGGGAGAACCTCTTCTACACGTCCACCTTCTCCGGCACGTCCGGCGCGTCGCCCATCGTCACGGGCGCCGCGGTGGGCCTGTCCGGCGTGATGTACCTGCGCTACGGCGGCCACTACCACCCGAAGGAGATGCGCGACCTCCTGCGCCGCGACGGCACGCCCCAGGCCGCGGGCGGGAAGATTGGACCGCGCCCGGACCTGCGCAAGCAGATCTCCCACATGCAGAACCGCTACCCGGCCATGCACTCCACGGACTTCGACGGAGACGGCCGCAGCGACTACGCGGTGTGGCGGCCGAGCACCGGCGTGTGGAACATCCGCTTCTCCTCCACCGGCCTCACCCAGTCCATCCAGTGGGGCATGCAGGGCGACGTGCCGGTGCCCGCGGACGTGACGGGGGACGCCCGCGCGGAGCTCATCGTGTGGCGGCCGAGCACCGGCATGTGGCTGGTGCGCAAGTGGGACGGCACCACCCAGTCCACCCAGTGGGGCATGCTGGGCGACATCCCGGTGCCCCTGGACTTCACGGGCGACAAGAAGGCGGAGTTCGTCGTCTACCGCCCTCCGTACGTCGGCAACACCCCGGAGGGCCAGTGGCTCATCCGCTACGCCAACAACACGTACTCCGCCATCAACTGGGGCGCGGCGGGGGACGTGCCCATCGCGCGCGACTTCGACGGCGACGGCTACGAGGACGTGTCCGTGTACCGGCCGTCCACCGGCCAGTGGATCATCCGCTTCTTCAGCGGCACCTCCGCCGTCCACGCCCTGGGCTCCTGGAGCGACGTGCCCGTGCCGTACAAGGCGGGCAACCAGTGGAACCTGGCGGTGTGGAACCCGACCACGAGCATCTTCACCACGAAGAACATCCACGGCGGCGGCACCAGCACCGCGCAGTGGGGCCTGCCCGGCGACATCCCGCGCTTCGGTGACACCAACCTGGACGGCACCGACGAGTACATCGTCTGGAGGCCGTCGTCGGGCACCTGGTACAACGCCCAGTTCGGCGGCGTGCAGTGGGGCCTGCCCGGCGACCTCGCGCTGTCGCGGTAG
- a CDS encoding oxidoreductase, producing the protein MSVEATPSRARKPVEYEATVTAVRMETHDTATLLLDLGPAPLDYKAGQFLNIDPHQFPALAHQCAYLQEQKGRKEPARSYSLASAPHEPHVAITVKDEEFISGVTRYPPLLSPLLVHGRLTGARLKVTGFMGPYVLPDDVADKTDHVLHLVAGSGAVPNFAMLKDALHRGLKLRHTFLASNKTWGDILYREELAALERSAPDRVRVVHTLTRELDETKYGPQVRKGRVNEALLQELLPDRDTCLVYVCGPAITPWDRRKALETRTPATPRFMEAVLGHLHALDIPDKRIKREAYG; encoded by the coding sequence ATGAGCGTCGAAGCCACGCCCTCTCGCGCGAGGAAGCCCGTCGAGTACGAGGCCACCGTCACCGCCGTGCGCATGGAGACGCACGACACGGCGACGCTGCTGTTGGATTTGGGCCCGGCACCGCTCGACTACAAGGCGGGCCAGTTCCTCAACATCGACCCGCACCAGTTCCCCGCGCTCGCCCACCAGTGCGCGTACCTCCAGGAGCAGAAGGGGCGCAAGGAGCCGGCGCGCTCGTACTCGCTCGCCTCCGCGCCGCACGAGCCGCACGTGGCCATCACGGTGAAGGACGAGGAGTTTATTTCCGGCGTCACCCGCTACCCGCCCCTGCTGTCGCCGCTGCTCGTGCACGGCCGCCTCACCGGCGCGCGCCTCAAGGTCACGGGCTTCATGGGGCCCTACGTCCTGCCGGACGACGTGGCCGACAAGACGGACCACGTCCTGCACCTGGTCGCGGGCTCCGGCGCGGTGCCCAACTTCGCCATGCTGAAGGACGCGCTGCACCGGGGGCTGAAGCTGCGCCACACCTTCCTCGCGTCCAACAAGACCTGGGGCGACATCCTCTACCGCGAGGAGCTGGCCGCGCTGGAGCGCTCCGCGCCCGACCGCGTGCGCGTGGTGCACACCCTCACGCGGGAGCTGGACGAAACCAAGTACGGCCCCCAGGTGCGCAAGGGCCGCGTCAACGAAGCGCTGCTCCAGGAGCTGCTCCCGGACCGCGACACCTGCCTCGTCTACGTCTGCGGCCCCGCCATCACCCCGTGGGACCGGCGCAAGGCGCTGGAGACGCGCACCCCCGCGACGCCGCGCTTCATGGAGGCCGTGCTCGGCCACCTGCACGCGCTGGACATCCCCGACAAGCGCATCAAGCGCGAGGCCTACGGATGA
- a CDS encoding lysophospholipid acyltransferase family protein produces the protein MLRVLFFLMSLLPRAPRRRVVRGLMHAVWGTLSHAKVYGLKQVPPGPCLFICNHLSNADGFTLYRALRPRQVVFLAGVKLHGTVMTRLAAETMDTIDITPNSPDIEALRRCVELLKGGQSVLIFPEGGRSRSGGMLQAKKGVGLIAKRAGVPIVPVALTGTEKLMPINDSDMGGERLFHANVTVTFGPAFRMEDLEPEVAGARDARQALVDAMMRRVAALLPPAYQGVYAARPEAVEASAPPASAPPPA, from the coding sequence GTGCTACGAGTTCTCTTCTTCCTGATGTCGCTGTTGCCGCGCGCGCCCCGCCGGCGCGTCGTGCGCGGGCTGATGCACGCGGTGTGGGGCACCCTGTCCCACGCGAAGGTGTACGGCCTGAAGCAGGTGCCGCCCGGCCCCTGCCTCTTCATCTGCAACCACCTGTCCAACGCGGACGGCTTCACGCTCTACCGCGCGCTGCGCCCCCGGCAGGTCGTCTTCCTGGCCGGCGTGAAGCTGCACGGCACGGTGATGACGCGGCTGGCGGCGGAGACGATGGACACCATCGACATCACGCCGAACTCGCCGGACATCGAAGCGCTGCGCCGCTGCGTGGAGCTGCTCAAGGGCGGCCAGTCGGTGCTCATCTTCCCGGAAGGGGGCCGCAGCCGCTCCGGGGGCATGCTCCAGGCGAAGAAGGGCGTGGGCCTCATCGCCAAGCGCGCCGGGGTGCCCATTGTTCCGGTGGCGCTGACGGGCACGGAGAAGCTGATGCCCATCAACGACTCCGACATGGGCGGCGAGCGGCTCTTCCACGCCAACGTCACGGTGACGTTCGGCCCCGCCTTCCGCATGGAGGACCTGGAGCCGGAGGTCGCCGGGGCCCGGGACGCGCGCCAGGCGCTGGTGGACGCGATGATGCGCCGGGTGGCCGCGCTGCTGCCGCCCGCGTACCAGGGCGTCTACGCCGCGCGCCCGGAGGCGGTGGAGGCCTCCGCGCCGCCGGCCTCCGCGCCGCCCCCCGCGTAG
- a CDS encoding glycosyl hydrolase family 18 protein: MRRQLIGLLVALGAVHAGCGGAPDFTSTAGDEDSLLTSGDALASATTLYDDALGSGWQDWSWATHSLSATRPVFAGTRSISATFGPWKGVYLNHAGVPTTGFGFVELQVHPGATNNPALAVYATVGTSQKPPVALNPSCAGGSIKANAWTQCRVPLSTLGAAGGSLTGFVVMENAGRSLPTVYFDNLRLGTSATAPSAPTGLKATGSATDVALTWGAVTGATGYHVYRAASQTGTYTKLTASPVASASYKDTSAVTGTTSWYAVTALNAAGESARSSAVSGTRTAPTGVSITVTPASATLAQGGVQTFTAKVTGATNTAVTWSVLEGAGGGSVTSSGTYTAPRTAGSYHVVATSVADATKKATADVTVTGPVGNTNKWVSGYYTGWNADDYPPEKVDFSALTHIIVGRVTPNADGTVNAIFDNSNGSAMAKTLSTRAHAAGRKAIIMVGGAGEHAGWVGAAAPANREKFVANLLKVMDDHGYDGLDIDWEPVEEADKPNLLALAQRLRQLRPNMLMTFPIGWVNNNFRTDAELKWYPQLAAYMDQVNVMSYEMIGVWDGWDSWFSSALTGESGTHPTSVESSLKAWVNAGIPKEKLGMGIPFYGLAWRNITGPRQPFTNWSDYVGGDNSFTYKKILALSKTGTLKWDAAAQANYVTFNTPVEDGTVRWITYDGPEAIQAKGQYAKANGYGGTIIWTINQGCTDPATGANPLLTEVKKAFLQ, encoded by the coding sequence TTGAGAAGGCAGCTCATCGGGTTGCTTGTCGCGTTGGGCGCGGTCCACGCCGGCTGTGGTGGTGCCCCGGACTTCACCTCCACCGCGGGTGACGAGGACTCGCTGTTGACCTCCGGTGACGCGCTCGCGAGCGCGACCACCCTGTATGACGACGCGCTGGGTTCGGGCTGGCAGGACTGGTCCTGGGCCACGCACAGCCTTTCGGCGACGAGGCCCGTGTTCGCGGGCACCCGCTCCATCTCCGCGACGTTCGGCCCGTGGAAGGGCGTGTACCTGAACCACGCGGGCGTCCCCACCACGGGCTTCGGCTTCGTGGAGCTGCAGGTGCACCCGGGCGCGACGAACAACCCCGCCCTCGCCGTCTACGCGACCGTGGGCACGTCCCAGAAGCCGCCCGTGGCGCTCAACCCATCCTGCGCGGGCGGCAGCATCAAGGCCAACGCGTGGACGCAGTGCCGCGTACCCCTCTCCACCCTGGGCGCGGCGGGCGGCAGCCTGACCGGCTTCGTGGTGATGGAGAACGCGGGCCGGTCGCTGCCCACGGTGTACTTCGACAACCTGCGCCTGGGCACCAGCGCCACCGCGCCGTCCGCCCCCACCGGCCTGAAGGCGACCGGCTCCGCGACGGACGTCGCGCTCACCTGGGGCGCGGTGACGGGCGCCACGGGCTACCACGTCTACCGCGCGGCTTCCCAGACGGGCACGTACACGAAGCTCACCGCGTCCCCCGTCGCGTCCGCGTCCTACAAGGACACCAGCGCCGTTACCGGCACGACGTCCTGGTACGCCGTCACCGCGCTGAACGCGGCCGGGGAGAGCGCCCGTTCGTCCGCGGTGTCCGGCACGCGCACCGCGCCCACCGGCGTGAGCATCACCGTCACCCCCGCGAGCGCGACGCTGGCGCAGGGCGGCGTGCAGACCTTCACCGCGAAGGTGACGGGCGCCACCAACACGGCCGTCACCTGGTCCGTGCTGGAGGGCGCGGGCGGCGGCAGCGTCACCTCCAGCGGCACGTACACCGCGCCCCGGACGGCGGGCAGCTACCACGTCGTCGCGACGAGCGTCGCGGACGCGACGAAGAAGGCCACCGCGGACGTCACCGTCACGGGCCCGGTGGGCAACACCAACAAGTGGGTGTCCGGCTACTACACGGGCTGGAACGCGGATGACTACCCGCCGGAGAAGGTGGACTTCAGCGCGCTCACGCACATCATCGTCGGCCGCGTGACGCCGAACGCGGACGGCACCGTCAACGCCATCTTCGACAACTCCAACGGCTCCGCCATGGCGAAGACGCTGTCCACGCGCGCGCACGCGGCGGGGCGCAAGGCCATCATCATGGTGGGCGGCGCGGGCGAGCACGCTGGCTGGGTGGGCGCGGCCGCCCCCGCGAACCGGGAGAAGTTCGTCGCGAACCTGCTCAAGGTGATGGACGACCACGGCTACGACGGGCTGGACATCGACTGGGAGCCGGTGGAGGAGGCGGACAAGCCGAACCTGCTCGCGCTCGCGCAGCGGCTGCGCCAGCTGCGGCCCAACATGCTGATGACCTTCCCCATCGGCTGGGTGAACAACAACTTTCGCACCGACGCGGAGCTCAAGTGGTACCCGCAGCTGGCGGCGTACATGGACCAGGTCAACGTCATGTCCTACGAGATGATTGGCGTCTGGGACGGGTGGGATTCGTGGTTCAGCTCCGCGCTCACGGGCGAGTCCGGCACCCACCCCACGTCCGTGGAGTCCAGCCTCAAGGCCTGGGTGAACGCGGGCATCCCCAAGGAGAAGCTGGGCATGGGCATCCCGTTCTACGGCCTCGCGTGGCGCAACATCACCGGCCCGCGCCAGCCCTTCACCAACTGGTCCGACTACGTGGGCGGGGACAACTCCTTCACGTACAAGAAGATCCTCGCGCTCTCCAAGACGGGCACCCTGAAGTGGGACGCGGCGGCGCAGGCCAACTACGTCACCTTCAACACGCCCGTGGAGGACGGCACCGTGCGCTGGATTACCTACGACGGCCCGGAGGCCATCCAGGCCAAGGGCCAGTACGCCAAGGCCAACGGCTACGGCGGCACCATCATCTGGACCATCAACCAGGGCTGCACCGACCCCGCGACGGGCGCCAACCCCCTCCTCACCGAGGTGAAGAAGGCGTTCCTCCAGTAG
- a CDS encoding fatty acid desaturase family protein: MLAVPEPQLLDDSEAVTSRVFERKSLTSSVRALSMVTNWRGLWAMTRQWLIIALALGFVVQVDQWWAWLVAAVIISTRQHALLSLVHEASHHHLLTNRSANDLLADLLCAFPMNITTAGYRKEHAEHHRYVNTPKDPYWRTAQRDAAWIFPRTRWGAARVLLGDMVGVFTLSHLKIMIPWSFTGRMMGKGGPPPSGAEKVRYTLWLVGLVAFLTLTGGWLHYLLLWSVPSLTLMMVAFRIRAVVEHPFTAATPDETHETRDVESPTWFERFFIAPFNASYHLSHHLFPSVPYYHLPELHAQLQRTGLYRPGENHFRTYLQGEGSAWTFMTSAGRK; the protein is encoded by the coding sequence ATGCTTGCCGTTCCAGAACCCCAGTTGCTGGATGACTCGGAAGCGGTCACCTCTCGCGTGTTCGAGCGCAAGTCGCTGACTTCCAGCGTGCGAGCGCTGTCGATGGTGACCAACTGGCGTGGCCTGTGGGCGATGACGCGCCAGTGGCTCATCATCGCGCTGGCGTTGGGCTTCGTGGTGCAGGTGGACCAGTGGTGGGCGTGGCTGGTGGCCGCGGTGATCATCTCCACCCGTCAGCACGCGCTCCTGAGCCTGGTGCACGAAGCGTCACACCACCACCTGCTCACGAACCGGTCCGCGAACGACCTCCTGGCGGACCTGCTGTGCGCGTTTCCCATGAACATCACCACGGCGGGCTACCGCAAGGAGCACGCGGAGCACCACCGCTACGTCAACACCCCGAAGGACCCCTACTGGCGCACCGCGCAGCGCGACGCCGCGTGGATCTTCCCGAGGACGCGCTGGGGCGCCGCGCGCGTGCTCCTGGGCGACATGGTGGGCGTGTTCACCCTCTCCCACCTGAAGATCATGATCCCCTGGTCCTTCACGGGCCGGATGATGGGCAAGGGGGGGCCGCCGCCCTCGGGCGCGGAGAAGGTGCGCTACACGCTGTGGCTCGTGGGCCTGGTGGCGTTCCTCACGCTCACGGGCGGCTGGCTGCACTACCTGCTCTTGTGGTCGGTGCCGTCGCTCACGCTGATGATGGTGGCCTTCCGCATCCGCGCGGTGGTGGAGCACCCCTTCACCGCGGCGACGCCGGACGAGACCCATGAGACGCGGGACGTGGAGTCCCCCACCTGGTTCGAGCGCTTCTTCATCGCGCCCTTCAACGCCAGCTACCACCTGTCCCATCACCTCTTCCCGTCGGTGCCCTACTACCACCTGCCAGAGCTGCACGCGCAGCTCCAGCGGACCGGCCTCTACCGTCCCGGGGAGAACCACTTCCGCACGTACCTGCAGGGAGAGGGCAGCGCGTGGACGTTCATGACGTCGGCCGGCAGGAAGTGA
- a CDS encoding response regulator encodes MQAPFDFQKLFELSPNPYMLLDRDLRYVTANAAYLRVTASRLEDLVGRYVFEAFPHDPDDPANASLRMLRDSFFRVLNEGVLDTLALIPYRVPRHTEQGVVVEDRFWSATHTPLLDGAGKVAFILQHTMDVTELQQLKQAMREVEGLSSREPGPQLEGGVFLRAKAVQEANLTLDGERKHLRRLFEAAPGFMCSLRGPDHVFELVNRAYLQLIGHRDILGKPIREALPEVAGQGYFELLDGVLTSGEPFVGHGMRVMLQRVPGGVLEEAFVDLVYQPIVEPDGRVSGIFVQGHDMTAQKRAEGELARHRDHLEELVRERTRALEESEAERRQTEAALRQAQKMEAVGKLTGGVAHDFNNLLQVVSGNLQLLQRDMAGDAKAQRRLETALGAVERGARLSSQLLAFARRQPLAPTALSVGRLVRDMDDLLRRALGEDVEVETVIAGGLWNTSVDRNQLENVILNLAINARDAMDGRGKLTIEAGNAMLDDHYALLHPEVTAGQYVMLAISDTGSGMAPEVMERAFEPFFTTKPEGRGTGLGLSMVYGFVKQSGGHVKIYSEVGHGTSLKIYLPRTFQAAVQPTETATGQVEGGTETILVVEDDPAVRGTVVEVLGELGYRVLKATDGQSALAVIQSGLPVDLLFTDVVMPGPVRSPELARQAKELLPDLEVLFTSGYTENAIVHGGRLDPGVSLLSKPYRREDLARKIRAMLKNREQRLAAKGPRLPAPTAVAPQAPAPASASPGARAGGGELKGPLRILLVEDDADIRESACELLTDMGHGVHAVESAEAARAVLGTDPIDVLFTDVTLPGMSGVALAREAVRRFPTLRIVIASGDSRAVTSESGKELERAVLLPKPYDLDQMERALTQVSAALPDAPRTRAP; translated from the coding sequence ATGCAGGCACCCTTCGACTTCCAGAAGCTCTTCGAGCTCTCACCGAACCCGTACATGCTGCTGGACCGCGACCTGCGGTACGTGACGGCGAACGCCGCCTACCTGCGGGTGACCGCCAGCCGGCTGGAGGACCTGGTGGGGCGCTACGTCTTCGAGGCGTTCCCCCACGACCCGGACGACCCGGCCAACGCCAGCCTGCGGATGCTGCGCGATTCATTCTTCCGGGTGCTGAACGAGGGGGTGCTGGACACCCTGGCGCTCATCCCCTACCGCGTCCCCCGGCACACGGAGCAGGGCGTCGTCGTGGAGGACCGCTTCTGGAGCGCCACGCACACCCCCCTGCTGGATGGGGCGGGGAAGGTGGCCTTCATCCTCCAGCACACGATGGACGTGACGGAGCTGCAGCAGCTCAAGCAGGCCATGCGCGAGGTGGAAGGCCTGTCGTCGCGGGAGCCGGGCCCGCAGCTGGAGGGCGGCGTGTTCCTGCGCGCCAAGGCCGTGCAGGAGGCGAACCTCACGCTGGACGGCGAGCGCAAGCACCTGCGGCGGCTGTTCGAGGCGGCGCCGGGCTTCATGTGCTCCTTGAGGGGCCCCGACCACGTCTTCGAGCTGGTGAACCGGGCCTACCTCCAGCTCATCGGGCACCGGGACATCCTGGGCAAGCCCATCCGGGAGGCCCTGCCGGAGGTGGCCGGGCAGGGCTACTTCGAGCTGCTGGACGGGGTGCTCACGTCCGGTGAGCCCTTCGTCGGCCACGGCATGCGCGTGATGCTGCAGCGCGTGCCCGGGGGCGTGCTGGAGGAGGCCTTCGTGGACCTGGTGTACCAGCCCATCGTGGAGCCCGACGGGCGCGTCTCCGGCATCTTCGTCCAGGGCCACGACATGACGGCGCAGAAGCGCGCCGAGGGCGAACTGGCGCGCCACCGCGACCACCTGGAGGAATTGGTGCGCGAGCGCACGCGGGCGCTGGAGGAGAGCGAGGCGGAGCGGCGCCAGACGGAGGCCGCGCTGCGCCAGGCGCAGAAGATGGAGGCGGTGGGCAAGCTGACGGGCGGCGTGGCGCACGACTTCAACAACCTGCTCCAGGTGGTGAGCGGCAACCTCCAACTGCTCCAGCGCGACATGGCGGGCGACGCGAAGGCGCAGCGGCGGCTGGAGACGGCGCTGGGCGCGGTGGAGCGCGGGGCGCGGCTGTCCTCGCAGCTGCTGGCCTTCGCCCGGCGCCAGCCGCTGGCGCCCACGGCGCTCAGCGTGGGCCGGCTGGTGCGCGACATGGACGACCTGTTGCGCCGCGCGCTGGGCGAGGACGTGGAGGTGGAGACGGTCATCGCGGGCGGGCTGTGGAACACGTCGGTGGACCGCAACCAGCTGGAGAACGTCATCCTCAACCTGGCCATCAACGCGCGCGACGCCATGGACGGCCGGGGAAAGCTGACCATCGAGGCGGGCAACGCGATGCTGGATGACCACTACGCGCTGCTGCACCCGGAGGTCACCGCGGGGCAGTACGTGATGCTGGCCATCTCCGACACGGGCTCGGGCATGGCGCCGGAGGTGATGGAGCGCGCGTTCGAGCCGTTCTTCACCACCAAGCCGGAGGGGCGCGGCACGGGCCTGGGGCTGAGCATGGTGTACGGCTTCGTGAAGCAGTCCGGCGGCCACGTGAAGATCTACAGCGAGGTGGGGCACGGCACGTCGCTGAAGATCTACCTGCCGCGCACCTTCCAGGCGGCGGTGCAGCCGACGGAGACCGCCACGGGCCAGGTGGAGGGCGGCACGGAGACCATCCTGGTGGTGGAGGACGACCCGGCGGTGCGCGGCACGGTGGTGGAGGTGCTGGGGGAGCTGGGCTACCGGGTGCTCAAGGCGACGGACGGGCAGAGCGCGCTCGCGGTCATCCAGAGCGGCCTGCCGGTGGACCTGCTCTTCACGGACGTGGTGATGCCGGGGCCGGTGCGCAGTCCGGAGCTGGCGCGGCAGGCCAAGGAGCTGCTGCCGGACCTGGAGGTGCTCTTCACGTCGGGCTACACGGAGAACGCCATCGTGCACGGCGGCCGGTTGGATCCAGGCGTGAGCCTGTTGAGCAAGCCGTACCGGCGCGAGGACCTGGCGCGGAAGATCCGCGCGATGCTGAAGAACCGCGAGCAGCGCTTGGCGGCGAAGGGGCCGCGGCTGCCGGCGCCCACGGCGGTGGCCCCGCAGGCGCCCGCGCCGGCCTCCGCGTCCCCGGGGGCGCGCGCGGGGGGCGGCGAATTGAAGGGGCCGCTGCGCATCCTGCTGGTGGAGGATGACGCGGACATCCGCGAATCCGCGTGCGAACTGCTCACGGACATGGGACATGGCGTGCACGCGGTGGAGAGCGCGGAAGCGGCGCGCGCGGTGCTGGGAACGGACCCCATCGACGTGCTCTTCACGGACGTGACCCTGCCGGGCATGTCCGGCGTGGCGCTGGCGCGCGAGGCCGTGCGGCGGTTCCCCACCCTGCGCATCGTCATCGCCTCCGGCGATTCGCGCGCGGTGACCTCTGAATCCGGAAAAGAACTGGAGCGCGCGGTGCTGCTGCCCAAGCCGTATGACCTGGATCAAATGGAGCGCGCGTTGACGCAGGTCTCCGCCGCGCTGCCGGACGCGCCCCGGACGCGTGCGCCGTGA